Proteins found in one Loxodonta africana isolate mLoxAfr1 chromosome 21, mLoxAfr1.hap2, whole genome shotgun sequence genomic segment:
- the LOC135228403 gene encoding protein FAM90A27P-like codes for MEPKKPQEAHPFWPFNNLEREKEQRQRQGEYDRKALLQKFPKRPEGKQQQNWKESTESCDYLRHPCRPMPVHTTKMRSVLDPSLRNWPPVRKPYQKSIFPERSPVQDHDPSFFSSHGQTKEEVDITGSSQPATKHFGQDSTVLAKTTDNGCDACAYYVSQPASKTLALGHVLSPKAQAQGPDRISKSSPHSSRGREGQDSPLSIQAPGKRSAQTPEQNCLNPAKKAKLTTLQIVQQSRKRPDVGAGQPLSNSTEFGPNGPPQVTGMTDLQPPHSRPQLNTVKTSPILPPPLSSSVARQPLRIVFTRMENGQWSSRFRTSPTSLPPE; via the exons ATGGAGCCAAAGAAACCCCAGGAGGCTCATCCTTTTTGGCCCTTTAACAActtggaaagagagaaggaacaaaGACAAAG GCAAGGAGAGTATGACAGAAAAGCTCTACTCCAGAAATTTCCCAAGAGACCCGAAGGGAAGCAGCAGCAAAATTGGAAGGAATCGACAGAATCTTGTGACTACTTAAGG CATCCTTGCAGGCCCATGCCCGTTCACACTACCAAGATGCGATCTGTCCTGGACCCTTCTCTCAGAAACTGGCCACCTGTAAGGAAACCTTATCAGAAATCCATCTTCCCTGAAAGGTCTCCTGTCCAAGATCACGATCCAAGCTTCTTCTCATCTCATGGACAAACTAAAGAAGAAGTGGATATCACTGGCTCTTCTCAGCcagcaaccaaacactttggcCAGGACTCTACCGTCCTGGCCAAGACAACAGACAACGGATGTGATGCTTGTGCTTATTATGTTTCCCAGCCGGCCTCCAAAACCCTTGCCCTGGGCCATGTCCTCAGCCCCAAGGCACAAGCCCAGGGTCCTGATAGGATCTCAAAATCCAGTCCACACTCTTCCAGAGGTAGAGAGGGCCAGGACTCTCCACTCAGCATTCAGGCACCAGGAAAAAGATCTGCCCAGACCCCCGAACAAAACTGCTTGAATCCTGCGAAGAAAGCAAAACTCACAACCCTCCAGATTGTGCAACAGAGCAGAAAGAGACCTGATGTGGGAGCTGGCCAGCCTCTCTCCAATTCAACTGAATTTGGACCCAACGGGCCACCCCAAGTCACCGGAATGACTGACCTCCAGCCACCACACAGTAGACCTCAACTGAATACTGTCAAAACCAGCCCTATCCTTCCACCCCCACTTTCTAGCTCTGTTGCACGACAGCCACTCAGAATTGTCTTCACAAGAATGGAAAATGGACAGTGGAGCTCCAGGTTCAGAACATCTCCCACCTCTCTCCCTCCTGAGTAG